One window from the genome of Methylomarinovum caldicuralii encodes:
- a CDS encoding transcriptional regulator, whose product MITVAETGVFQRKAASLLTPEEKAALIAYLAEHPQTGVLIPGTGGLRKLRWGRGVKGKRGGLRIVYYYHNATMPLYLLTVFGKNERVDLSAEERKRLAAMVEQLIAQWRKHYDQSI is encoded by the coding sequence ATGATCACCGTCGCTGAAACCGGCGTCTTCCAACGCAAGGCTGCCAGTCTGTTGACGCCCGAGGAAAAAGCCGCCCTGATCGCTTATCTGGCCGAGCACCCCCAGACCGGCGTTCTCATCCCTGGCACCGGCGGGTTGCGCAAACTCCGCTGGGGCCGGGGTGTCAAAGGCAAACGCGGCGGTCTCAGAATCGTTTATTACTATCACAATGCGACCATGCCGCTGTATCTGTTGACCGTCTTTGGCAAGAACGAGCGTGTAGACCTGTCCGCGGAGGAAAGAAAACGCCTGGCCGCGATGGTCGAACAACTGATTGCCCAATGGAGAAAGCATTATGACCAAAGCATTTGA
- a CDS encoding energy transducer TonB, whose product MRVTLCAVLALALNLLLFQFMAGLIARHRLGSRPILHVHRLDFIRLPEAEAAPPPPRRRAVPEPPPPSRPPSPSSQPTAPVRGTVRQLPVPDLALKVEVPLAASVKVAAPALPSLLVEGETSGPPGPVHLPPQPPSFISASELIPVARIPPVYPPEAKRRRIEGYVVVEFTVTETGEVKNPKIIESRPPGVFDRAVLRAVRHWRFRPKKWDGRPVAVRAQQKLEFRLRR is encoded by the coding sequence ATGCGCGTGACCCTGTGCGCCGTACTGGCTCTGGCTCTCAATCTGCTGCTGTTCCAGTTCATGGCAGGGCTGATCGCCCGTCACCGGCTGGGATCGCGGCCAATCCTCCACGTCCACCGTCTCGACTTCATCCGTCTTCCCGAGGCCGAGGCGGCACCGCCCCCGCCGCGCCGGCGGGCGGTTCCCGAACCGCCGCCCCCGTCCCGGCCGCCATCGCCGTCATCGCAGCCCACGGCCCCGGTGCGGGGCACGGTGCGGCAACTTCCGGTGCCGGATCTGGCTCTCAAGGTGGAAGTGCCGCTGGCGGCTTCGGTCAAGGTGGCGGCGCCGGCGTTGCCGTCCCTGCTGGTGGAGGGGGAGACGAGTGGTCCGCCGGGTCCGGTTCACCTGCCACCGCAGCCACCTTCATTCATCTCCGCTTCGGAGCTGATCCCCGTGGCCCGTATCCCGCCGGTCTATCCCCCCGAAGCCAAGCGGAGGCGGATCGAGGGCTATGTGGTGGTGGAATTCACCGTCACCGAAACCGGCGAAGTCAAGAACCCCAAAATCATCGAATCCCGTCCTCCGGGGGTGTTCGACCGGGCGGTGCTGCGGGCAGTGCGGCACTGGCGTTTCCGGCCAAAGAAGTGGGACGGCAGGCCGGTGGCGGTGCGGGCGCAGCAGAAACTGGAATTCCGGCTGCGGCGATGA
- a CDS encoding tetratricopeptide repeat protein, translating into MKRVWLLLFLWLGAAQAATVSPTLYRGLQQVEKLQQQGDYAASLERLRKLERQAGNGLERALVQTYLAYAELGLNHLDKAAAAARRALESPDLPGDLRPQLMLLLGQIELQRRRFRQAAAWLEKALTAMEKPDPQVLYLAAYARYRVKNYSSAIGHLRRALKLRAQAPEDWYRLLLACYLESKRYREAETALKALLQRHPGDTALWRQLTALYLTENQIHRALAALVLAWHAGDLKRQTLMEIVQLHAHLGIPEKAARLLRQWREEKRLPDDLKTLSLEAQLWLAARERDRAATVYATLAQRYGRGEDWLALARIELERERWPAALTAAEHALQAGVNPAEAHLLAGIAALRAGRHSLAVRHLRAASRHRKLARQARYWLRCARRERRCP; encoded by the coding sequence ATGAAGCGGGTCTGGCTGCTGCTGTTTCTGTGGCTGGGTGCAGCGCAGGCGGCGACGGTTTCGCCCACCCTGTACCGGGGCCTGCAGCAGGTGGAGAAGCTGCAGCAGCAGGGCGACTACGCCGCTTCCCTGGAAAGGCTCAGGAAGCTGGAGCGGCAGGCGGGAAACGGCCTCGAACGGGCCCTGGTGCAGACCTATCTGGCCTACGCCGAGCTGGGGCTGAACCACCTGGACAAAGCGGCGGCCGCCGCCCGCAGGGCGCTGGAATCGCCCGATCTTCCCGGAGACCTGCGTCCCCAGCTGATGCTGCTACTGGGGCAGATCGAACTGCAGCGGAGGCGCTTCCGCCAGGCGGCCGCATGGCTGGAAAAAGCCCTGACAGCGATGGAGAAGCCCGATCCTCAGGTGCTGTATCTGGCCGCCTATGCCCGCTACCGGGTAAAGAATTATTCCAGCGCCATCGGCCACCTGCGCCGGGCCCTGAAACTGCGTGCCCAGGCGCCGGAAGACTGGTACCGGCTGCTGCTGGCCTGTTACCTGGAAAGCAAGCGCTACCGGGAGGCGGAAACCGCCCTTAAAGCTCTGTTGCAGCGCCATCCCGGCGATACCGCCCTGTGGCGCCAGCTGACCGCCCTGTATCTGACGGAGAACCAGATCCACCGGGCGCTGGCCGCCCTGGTGCTGGCCTGGCACGCCGGTGACCTGAAGCGGCAGACGCTGATGGAGATCGTCCAGCTCCACGCCCACCTCGGCATTCCGGAAAAGGCCGCCCGCCTGTTGCGGCAGTGGCGCGAGGAAAAGCGCCTGCCCGATGACCTGAAGACGCTGTCGCTGGAGGCACAACTATGGCTGGCGGCCCGGGAGCGGGACCGCGCCGCCACAGTCTATGCCACCCTGGCCCAGCGTTACGGCCGCGGGGAGGACTGGCTGGCCCTGGCCCGGATCGAGCTGGAGCGGGAGCGCTGGCCGGCAGCCCTGACGGCGGCGGAACACGCCCTGCAGGCAGGCGTGAACCCGGCGGAAGCCCATCTGCTGGCGGGAATCGCCGCCCTGCGGGCCGGCCGCCACTCTCTGGCCGTAAGGCATTTGCGCGCCGCTAGCCGCCACAGGAAACTGGCCCGGCAGGCCCGTTACTGGCTGCGCTGCGCCCGGCGGGAGCGGCGCTGTCCCTGA
- a CDS encoding PepSY domain-containing protein, producing the protein MLRVAKILHRWLAIVIGIQILAWVIGGIYFSWTDLDWIHGDHLLRRPQPVAAGEINPRVLATVLAHLQARENIRAWKRIDFIEPLDKAVIRIRYRNDAGERTALFTAADGRRLPPLNRDQARKLAERVFVPDAPVSRIDYLTELPPGHEYRGHPLPAWAVHFDHPGHPTVYVAAELAAVTAIRHDGWRVFDFLWMLHTLDLHSRDDINNPLLRTLALAGLAVVLSGYGLYLALRRFQGQRRSRRAQRSQ; encoded by the coding sequence TTGTTACGGGTCGCAAAAATACTCCACCGGTGGCTGGCCATTGTCATCGGCATCCAGATTCTGGCTTGGGTTATCGGTGGGATTTACTTCAGCTGGACCGATCTGGACTGGATCCACGGTGATCACCTGCTCCGGCGGCCCCAGCCGGTCGCCGCCGGGGAGATCAACCCCCGGGTGCTGGCCACCGTACTCGCGCACCTGCAGGCGCGCGAAAATATTCGTGCCTGGAAACGCATCGATTTCATCGAGCCGCTGGACAAGGCGGTCATCCGTATCCGCTATCGGAACGATGCAGGGGAACGAACCGCATTGTTCACAGCCGCGGATGGCCGCCGGCTGCCGCCCCTGAACCGGGATCAGGCGCGCAAACTGGCCGAGCGCGTTTTTGTGCCCGATGCCCCGGTCAGCCGGATCGACTATCTGACCGAGCTGCCGCCGGGACACGAATACCGCGGCCATCCGTTGCCGGCCTGGGCGGTCCACTTCGACCATCCCGGCCATCCGACCGTCTATGTGGCCGCCGAACTTGCCGCCGTCACGGCGATACGCCACGACGGCTGGCGGGTTTTCGACTTCCTGTGGATGCTCCACACCCTGGACTTGCACAGCCGCGACGACATCAACAATCCGCTGCTGCGGACCCTGGCATTGGCGGGTCTGGCGGTGGTCCTGAGCGGTTACGGCCTGTATCTGGCGCTACGCCGGTTTCAGGGACAGCGCCGCTCCCGCCGGGCGCAGCGCAGCCAGTAA
- the galU gene encoding UTP--glucose-1-phosphate uridylyltransferase GalU — protein sequence MPVKLRKAVFPVAGLGTRFLPATKASPKEMLPVVDKPLIQYSVEEAQEAGAALMVFVTGRNKRNIPDHFDKAFELEIELERRGKSRLLEMVRNIPPAGVRCAYTRQPEALGLGHAVLCAHPLVGDEPFAVLLADDLIANNGGPGCLKQMADIYDRHKGSVLAVQEVPREATASYGIVAVEPVDDRLGRITHIVEKPKPEDAPSNLAVVGRYILTPRIFALLETTPCGAGGEIQLTDAIARLLAEEPVYAYRFEGKRYDCGSKLGYLEATVDYALQHPEVAGAFKNYLAGLKL from the coding sequence ATGCCCGTGAAGCTCAGGAAAGCCGTCTTCCCCGTCGCCGGCCTCGGCACCCGTTTCCTGCCGGCCACCAAGGCCAGCCCCAAGGAAATGCTGCCGGTGGTGGACAAACCCCTGATCCAGTACAGCGTCGAGGAAGCCCAGGAGGCCGGCGCGGCGCTGATGGTGTTCGTCACCGGCCGCAACAAGCGCAACATCCCCGATCATTTCGACAAGGCCTTCGAGCTGGAAATCGAGCTGGAACGGCGCGGCAAGAGCCGGTTGTTGGAAATGGTGCGCAACATCCCGCCGGCCGGCGTCCGCTGCGCCTACACCCGCCAGCCGGAGGCGCTGGGGCTGGGCCATGCGGTCCTCTGCGCCCACCCCCTGGTGGGGGACGAACCCTTCGCGGTGCTGCTGGCCGACGATCTCATCGCCAACAACGGCGGCCCCGGCTGCCTGAAACAGATGGCGGACATCTACGACCGCCACAAGGGCTCGGTGCTGGCGGTGCAGGAGGTCCCCCGCGAGGCCACCGCCAGTTACGGCATCGTCGCGGTCGAGCCGGTGGACGACCGTCTCGGCCGCATCACCCACATCGTGGAAAAACCCAAGCCGGAAGACGCCCCCTCCAACCTGGCCGTGGTCGGCCGTTACATCCTCACCCCCCGGATCTTCGCGCTGCTGGAAACCACCCCCTGCGGCGCCGGCGGCGAGATCCAGCTCACCGACGCCATCGCCCGGCTGCTGGCCGAGGAGCCGGTCTATGCCTACCGCTTCGAAGGCAAGCGTTACGACTGCGGCTCCAAGCTGGGCTATCTGGAAGCCACAGTGGACTATGCCCTGCAGCATCCCGAGGTGGCCGGGGCATTTAAAAACTATCTTGCCGGTTTGAAACTTTAA
- the cysC gene encoding adenylyl-sulfate kinase — translation MHKNIRWHNATVTRRDRERLNGHRSFILWFTGLSGAGKSTLAHRVEELLFLRGCRTYVFDGDNVRHGLCSDLGFSAKDRHENIRRIGEMSKLFVDAGVIALTAFISPFRRDREMVRQLVEPGDFIEIYCNTPLEICEQRDVKGLYQKARRGEIKDFTGISSPYEPPENPEIVVNTGSDPLDECARRILDYLEKNGKIAAIPEELKQWEKCP, via the coding sequence ATGCACAAAAACATCCGCTGGCACAACGCCACCGTCACCCGCCGCGACCGCGAGCGCCTCAACGGCCACCGAAGTTTCATCCTATGGTTCACCGGGCTTTCAGGCGCCGGCAAATCCACCCTGGCCCACCGGGTCGAGGAACTGCTGTTTCTGCGCGGCTGCCGCACCTATGTCTTCGACGGCGACAACGTCCGCCACGGCCTCTGCAGCGATCTGGGCTTCAGCGCCAAGGACCGCCACGAGAACATCCGCCGCATCGGCGAGATGAGCAAGCTGTTCGTGGACGCCGGGGTCATCGCCCTGACCGCCTTCATCTCCCCCTTCCGCCGCGACCGGGAAATGGTGCGCCAGCTGGTGGAGCCGGGCGACTTCATCGAGATCTACTGCAACACCCCGCTGGAGATCTGCGAGCAGCGCGACGTCAAGGGGCTGTACCAGAAGGCCCGCCGCGGCGAGATCAAGGATTTCACCGGCATCTCTTCCCCTTACGAGCCGCCGGAAAATCCGGAAATTGTGGTCAACACCGGCAGCGACCCTTTGGACGAATGCGCCCGCCGGATCCTTGATTACCTGGAAAAAAACGGCAAGATCGCCGCCATCCCCGAAGAACTCAAACAATGGGAGAAATGCCCGTGA